TCACGCCGTCTTCCTTGGGCAAGCCGCGGACTAGCGATTACTTACCTCAACGCGGCCTTAGCGTACGATTTTTTCCGTTTTCTGAAGCGACCCCGACCCCATACCTACACCGAGCAGGTCCCGGTCAGTTCGGCACAACAGCGCCATGACACCCTGAACCGGGTCCTATATGTGCAAGGCCTTATCGGCCACGCACGCCAAGGACAGACCCGCTAAGTCCGGGGTGTACCGGGACCCGTGCAACCGCAGGCATCTACCGCCCTGCTCCCCGTTCGAGTAGGGGTCCCACGTCCTTGGTGTTGGGGCTGCTCATGCTCCTGGGACCCTTCTCGATGTCCCTGCGACGAGGATGTTCTCAGTGACGGATTCGAAACCTTCCTTGACGATTTGTGAGGAGTCGTAATCATCCGGGACTAGGACCACGGAGACGACACCCTTCATGGCGGTCCTGACGATTTCCTTCCCCGAATCGGACTGGTCGCTGCATCCGGTGATCCACAGGTCGGGCCGATCATCCGGGACGGCCGTCACACACGTGTACGTGTACTTCGTGGCCTGCGCGACGAAGTACCGGATGCCGTCTCTGGCAGCGAGAAGACGGGTAGTATGCTCTCCACGCATCATGACCGGGACACGCATGGGGAGGACGTCAGCGGTGGTCGCTTCACGGTCGAGTGCGCTGATTCGTGGGGGCGTTGATGTGCACGCAGTGAGTGAGAGCGCAGCGGTGATTGTCGTGGTGATGGCGGTTATGCGGGCAAGTCGTTTCATGGCGCTGTCCCCTTCAGGCGTGGTCCCTGCCTGACCCTACCGGGCATGCCCCCGCTACATGGGTACCGTTAAGGTCAGCGTCCGCTGAGTCTTTGAAATCTATGCCAAAACTTTCACGCCTTCAGCTGCGGAAGGGAGTCAACCCACTCGGGGTTTTGTGTTGGTGGGCAGCAAACGGGAAAGAATTTTCGCTGATTGCCCTGGGACGACGAAAACTGTTTGGCGGATCGGGAACCTTTTGGGGTCCTGCGGACACTACAAGGTATGAGGCTAATGGGGGAAACCGACGAAGACCTGTGGCGTAAGTGCATCGCAGGCGACGCTGATGCCTTCGGGGTCCTGTTCGACAGGCACGCCGACGCCGTATTCCGGTACTGCCTGTCCCGGTGTGGTTCCTGGCACGACGCGGAGGAACTCGTCTCGATTACCTTTTTGGAGGCGTGGCGGCAGCGGAACAGGCTTAAACCGGAGAGGGACACTGTCCTGCCGTGGCTGCTCGGGGTAGCAACGAACGCGAACCGCAACCGCGCCAGGGGAGCCCGGCGGCACGCCGATTTCCTTAGCCGGCTGCCGCACTCCGATCCCCGGCACGGCGAACCTGAAGCAGACCATGCGGAATCGGTCGCCTCGAGGCTCGACGCAGAGCGTGCCGTCCGCGAACTGCTTGACACGACGGCTGGGCTGAACGACGGGGAACGGGACGTTGTGATCCTGTGCCTGATGAACGGCGTCGGGCAGGAAGAAGCCGCCGAGGCCCTCGGCGTACGGACCGGGACAGTCAAATCGCGACTGCACCGTGCACGGGCCAAGCTGGCCGCCATGAACCGGGCACTGGAGCCCGCCGAACAACTCGACACGACGATCGTTGAAGCGAGGATGTCATGAACCTGTCTGAAGTGACCTACCCGAAAGACACGAAAAGCCGCGTCCAGAACCTCCTCGTCCAGGAAGCCCGCCGGACGCCCAAGCTAATCCCGCGGTGGCGCAAACCGGCAATGCTGACCTTCGCCGGACTGGCACTGGCCGGCACCACGGCCGCCGGCGTCTACGTGGCCTTGGCACCGGTGGACGACAAACGCGACATCCGCTGCTACTACCGCGCCGACCTCACCACCACCTACCCAGTGCAGGGTTCTCCCGGGGACACAATGCCCCCGTACATCACATCCGGGATCTTCATCACCGGATTCGATGAGAAGAACAACCCCAACCCGGATGATAAGAACGCCGGAATGCAACAGGTCAAAGACCCCATAAACCAGTGCAGCCTCGCATGGGACATGGGAAACATGAACCCGTACGGAATCAACAACGACCTCATCCCCGAGGGCTTCATCTCCCCGCCTCCAGGTGCTCTGCCCACTGCGGAGGGGGTTAAAGACCAGAACGGCAAGCCCCTTTTCCCGGATCCCGTCCTTAAGTCGTTCGGAAATTACATACCGTTCCTGACCGCGTGCGTCGTAGACAACAGGGTCTCCGTCATCCCCGGCCCGGCCGAGGTCTGCGCAAAACTCGGCATTCCAGCACTCGAGGAGAAGTAGTCACTTTGCTGCGTTGGCGGTCCTGTCACAACTTCTTCGGGGTGACAGGACCGCCCCACTGGATGGATGGCCACGCAGGCACGGTCCCAGCGGGACACTCCCCCACTCGTCGGGATGTCACTTTCAGAAGTCGTCTGCACCAGTCCATGAGGCGGAAGGGCGCGAGTGCAGGCGACTACTGACATCGGATCGTCAGAAGTCCCGTGCACCGTCGTGCACTTTTTCAAGAGTCGTCTGCACCAAAACCGCGTTACGGTGGCTGTAGCTGCTGCGGTGTTGGTTGCTGGGACCCAGCGGTACAGCGTAGGTACTGAGACGCCGAGGCTGGCGGCTACTTCTTTTGGCGGAGTCCCTTGGCTAAGCAGTTTCCGGGCTGAGTGGATCTTGGCGTCAGTCATGATTCGTTTGCGGCCACCGATCCTGCCTTGTTCCCTGGCTGCCTGAAGGCCGGCCTGGGTGCGCTCGATCATGAGCTCACGCTCCATTTGGGCGAGCGATGCCATGACGTTGAAGAAGAAACGCCCCGACGCTGTGGTGGTATCGATTGAGTCGGTCAAGCTGACAAAGCCAATTCCCTGATCGTTGAGGCCGCCGGCGAAGTCCAGCAAGTCCTTTACGCTGCGGCCAGTCGGTCAAGCTTCCAGACCACGAGCGTGTCCCCGTCACGGAGTTGGTCAAGTGCCAGCTAATCAGTGGCCATTACGACTGCGGCCCTGCAACTGCCAGTGCTCTACGTCACGCTAGGCTCTATGCCTACGAGATGATTGGGGGAAACGTGGGAATCTCTGCCAACGGCTCTTCTGCAATGGAGCCGAAGCTTCGTCGCTATCGGGCATTCGTCAGATTCTGGTTGGCCTCGACGGTGTCCGATTTCGGCACCTATATAACTACCTTGGCTTTTTCTGTTCTGATTTTGGTGACGATGAACGGCACGCCGTTGGACCAGGGTCTGGTCAATGCTGCCAGGTGGACCCCATATCTACTTTTCGGGCTGGTTGCCGGAGTCTGGATTGACCGGTTCCCCCGCCGAACGGTGCTCATCGGCGGAGACGTCGGCCGTGGCCTGATCCTCGCGGGCGTGTGCGTGACGGCGATGACGGGGACTATCTCGGTTACGGCTTTGATGATCCTGATGTTCGCCTTTGGAACCCTCGCGCTGACCAGTGACGCCGCGTATCAGAGCTTCCTCCCCCAACTGGTCCCCAGATCCTTGCTGACTAAGGCGAACGCCCGACTCCAGCAAAGCGATACCGTGGCCCAAACTACGGGAAGCGCCGTGGCCGGTGGTCTTGTCGCATTGGTGACAGCCCCTGTGGCTCTTCTTGTGGATGCCGTCTCGTATTTTTTCTCGGCAGCCGTTCTCCTTACCCTGGAACGGCCATCCGACCAGGCGCCAGTTCGAAGCAAACAAAGACTTCATCGAAAGGTCGCGGAGGGTCTGCGGTGGGTTTATGGCCATTCCCATCTGGCGCCCTTGGCGTGGAGTACCCACATATGGTTCATCGGTTCCGCCATCCTCGGGGCTGTCTTGCCGACTGTGATTCTGAATGACCTTCGTTTGGGTGCCTTGGGGTTGGGTTTGGTGATGGGGTGTTCCGGAATCGGGGCCGTCGTCGGCACCACACTGTCCACCCGACTGGGGCACCGATGGGGTACGGGCAACGCCATGGTTGCGGCGCGTCTGGCCCAACCCTTTGCTATCGCTTTGGTGGCGTTGGCGCCCCTCGCCGCCGGCGGGGAACGCACTGGAGAGATTTACGGTTCTCCGCTGCACTGGCCGGGAGAGTTGTGGGCTGCGTTTGCTCTGGCCGGCTTCGGGCAGCTGCTATTCGGCATGGCCATGGGAGTCGAAGGGCCACTGGAAATGGGCTACCAGCAGGCTGTGACGCCGGACAGGCTCATAGCCCGCATGAGTGCCACGAGGCGTTCGGTGAACCGAGGAATGATCGTCATCGGAGCCCCCTTGGGCGGCGTCATAGCCACCGTCGCGGGTACCGATACGGCGCTCTGGGCCGCCGCCGCCTTCCTCCTCCTGGCCTCCCTCGTGCTTCTGTTCTCGAGGTTCAGAGACGCGCGGATAGAAGTCCAACAACTTTCCGACGAAGAAGCACTCATTCCCTAGGAGCCTGCTGATTTAGGCGGATCTATGACGCCCGGGTATTCCGGAGGGCCATTTTTTTGCCGGAGCCGGACGTCGGTTGGGGCCCTGCGGGGCTGAAATCCTGGTCCGTCGCCAGTCTTGGGCGCTCCGCGGGGCTTCTGGCCGCCGTTCGGGCCGGTCTCTGCGTGGCGGTCCTGGTCCGGGGTGTTATCCAAGTGCCCACGTCCCGTTCCGGCCGGTCAATCCGAGGTTGAGGAGTCGTTTGAGGTTGATTGCGGCAGCATGGGTCATCCACCAGGCATTATTCTTGGTGACCCCGCGGTAAGGGACGCGTCTGGCTCCGCGGGTCATCCACGCGATCGAGCGTTCGACCATGGGCCGGTGTTGCCGGTAGTCCGCCAGGAACTCCGGGTCAGTAGCCTTGGCCCGGTGTTCACGGCGGAGCCGGTCGTGGGGGTGGATCTGCATTTTCCGCCCGTTCTTCGCCGTCGTGCACCGGCTCATCAGCGGGCACGATGCGCAGGCTCCACCAAAACTTACCCGTCCTTTCGCACTGATCGCACGGGTGATCTTCGCCGGGCAGGTCACGGTTTTCGCGCTCTCGTCGATGCTGAAGTCATCGACAGTGAAACCGTCGGGGACGGCACGGCCCAGTGGCATCGGTTTGATGATCGGGGTATGGCCGGCGGCAGTGACAGCGGCCAGCAAATCGCCGCTGCCATACGCTGAATCACCCAAAACGTCGACCTGCCCGGTTCCGATGCTGGTGTCGGCGGCAATGAGTTCGGCACCGCGGGCCGCGTCGCTGTTGTCCGCGCCGGCCGCTTTCGTCAGGGCCGCGGCGGTGACCAGGCCGGTCTCGGGCTCTATCACGATGTGGCTTTTGAACCCGTCGATCTTCTTCTGCCGGCTCTTATGCGCGTGCCGGGCTTCCGGGTCAACCGTGGAAATGACCCGGTCCGGGGCGACCTTGCGGGCGATTCTCCACCGCCCGTCCGTGCCGTCGGACCCTTCGGCCGGTTCGACGTCCTGTCCGGCGACCAAGGCCAGGAGTGCGACCGTTTCCTGCTGCGCATCGTCCAGGGATTCGGCATCGATACTGCTCAGCAGGGTCAGGGCGTCGGCGACCAGCGCGGACACGAGATCATCCCGGGCACCCCTGTCATCCCAGGCGATGTCGGGTTTCCCGGGCTTGGCGTAATCATGGCCGCTCAGACCCGCTACCACCAGGTCCGCGCCGGGGATTTCCCGGCCGACCCGGCGGATCTGCGCGATCAACTGGGTGACCGTGTCCTGCCGGGCCACCGCGTCCTCAAGGATTGTTGAATCAATGGCCCGGCGCCTGCGTCCGGAAAGCGCACCCGAGCCGGCGATGACCTCCGTGACGGCCTCGAAGATACGGTGCGGACGGTCACTTTTCGCCAGGCGCCGGCGCCAATACGTCAACACCGTCGGGTGGAACGCGCCCTGATCCAGGCCGAACCCGCACGCCGCCTTCCACCGCAGGTCAAAGGTCAATGCCTCGGCGGTTTCGCGGTCGGAGAGATTATGGAGGGTCTGCAGGACCATGACCGAAGCGATCACGTCCGCCGGGGTCGACGGGCGGCCGCGGCCGGAGGCGAACAGGTCCGCGAACGCATCGTCCGGGAACAACTCGTGCCGGTTCTCGGCGAGGAACCTGAACACCGACCCGGCCGGGAGCATATGCCCGGCCAGGGCATCGGCATCCAAAAGCTGACGTTGACCATCATCGCGACCCTGCATACACCAAGTCTTAACCATCCCCGGGAATCCGCCCGGAGGCGCGCCTTAAAGTGCCGGATTAATCAGCAGCGTCCTAGGCGGTGGCCACCCGCTCCAAACAGCGCCCCGCCGGCCGATAGAGCAGCGCAACAGCTGGCCGGAGCGGTTCTCTCCGCAAAACCTTCGGGTCACCCAAGGTGGCAGTAATGACAAATGCCAGACGACTTCGACATTTCGTGCAGAAGCCTTCTGAAACCCCCAGATATCGCCTCGGTTTCGACCGAAGTAGGTCAAAACTCGTCCGCGAGAAGTTTCGCACCACGCGAAAGTCGAAAACGGTCGATATCTTTAGCCCTCCTGGTGATGTCGTTGATGTACTTCACAGGGGTTTGAGGCTCTGGTTGCTTCGTTGTGGATGCAGTAGCGTCGTTCCGTCCTGGCGTGCCGTCTACGCCGGTTCGGCCGTGCTGTTGCTGTTGCTGGCGGCCCTCGCCGTGCTGCGCCTTCCCAAGGAGAGCGCTCCTGCGCCCACGATCTCGTATGCGAGGGCGATCTCCTCAGTGGTGACGTTGACCCGGACAGATCGGGTGTTTCGTACCCGTGCGGTGATGACGCTGTTTCTTTTCGCCTCCTTCGGGGTGCTCTGGAGCGGTTTGGTGCTCCCACTGAGCGGTGAACCATGGCACTTCTCGACCGCCGAGATCGGCCTGTTCGGCATAGCGGGACTCTTCGGTGCGCTCGGTGCGGCCCGCGCCGGGCGGTGGGCAGACCATGGCCCGGGCCAGCGAGTCACCGCGATCTCCCTGCTTCTGCTCATCGTGTCGTGGGCATTCACAGGACAGGCAACGAACTCGCTCGCACTGCTTGCGGTCGGGGTCATCGTGCTCGATTTCGCCGTCCAAGCCGCCCACGTGAGCAGTCAGAACCAGATCGTGCGGGCAGACCCCGCCTCAAGCAGCCGGATCATCGGCAGCTACATGGTCTATTACTCTGTCGGCAGCGCTCTCGGCGCGATCACCACCACCATGCCCTACACCACCGCAGGATGGGCCGCCGTCAGCCTCCTGGGGGCAGGATACGCGACCGCCGCACTGCTCGTGCGGGGTATCGACCGCATCATCCCCAGTCGAGAATCCAAGGAACAGAGACAGCGAAGGTGAAACCGCCGGACAACTCACGCAGCGACGCGTTCATGTGTTCGGAAGCAGCCGCCTGTTTAGCGCCCCGCGGCGTACCCCTGCGCACCGCGCGGATTGGCTGCGGCCTGCAGAACTCCGGTGGCAGGATCACGCACGACGGCGGTCAGCCGCCCCAGCGTCCAGCCGCCTGCCCGGGTAATCCGGTGTCCTCGACGCACCAGGCCGTCGATGACCTCACTCCCCAGCCGGTCTTCCACCACTGCCCCGCCCGGTTCCCAGGTGCGGGGCCAGAAGGAACCCGGCATGGAGGTTGTATGGAACGCGGGCGCGTCGATGGCCTGCTGTGGCGAGTACCCGCCCACGATCGTCCGCAGCAGGTAAAGCAACTGCCACTGATCCTGCTGGTCGCCGCCGGGTGAACCCAATGCCGTGACTGCAACTCCGCCGCGCAGCACGAGCGTCGGCGTAAGCGTGGTGCGGGGCCGCTTGCCCGGAGTCAGCGTGGACGGCGTTCCGGGTTCGAGCCACGTCATCTGCAGCCGTGTGCCGAGGCAGAAGCCGAGCTCCGGAATCGCCGGCGAGGACTGCAGCCAGCCGCCCGACGGCGTTGCTGACACCATGTTTCCCCAGCGGTCCACGACGTCGATATGGCAGGTATCACCGCGGGTCTCCCCTGTCGGCGCAACGGTCGGTTCGCCTGCACCGGCGGCGCGATAGCCGCCGCTGCCATTGCCGTGCCCGGTGCCGCCGTCGTTCGTTGAGAGCGCTGCGGAACATACTCAGTCCGCAGCGGCGGCTGAAACGGCTGACAGCCCGGAACCGTACCCGGCCGGAACTCCAGCGAAGCCTGCTCCGCGATCAGCGCCCGGCGGCCGGCGGCGTACCCGGCGGACAGCAGGTAGTCCAGCGGAACATCGGAATCGCCGTAGTAGGCCTCCCGGTCCGCGAGCGCCAGCTTCTGCGCCTCGAGAATGGTGTGCGCGCCGAGCTCGGTCGACGGATCGAGGTGTTCGTCGTCGTACCCATCCAGGACGGCGAGGGTCTGCAGCAGAGCCGGCCCCTGACCCCACGGTCCGGTCTTGGCAATCGTGTGGCCACGGAATTCCAGCGTTGCCGCCTGCTCATAGCCAGCCTCGAACGCGGCCAGATCGGCCACCGCCAGCACACCCCGGTGATCGGTGCCGGACGAATGCCGGTGCGGCGCCTGAACGGACTCCGCCATGGCCCGGGCAACGAAGCCCTCGCGCCATTCGAGCCGGGCGGCATCGATCCGTGATGCGCGGGAATCGGTGCCGCCGCGGCTGCCCTTACCAGCCGAGCCACCGGCGGCAACCAGCCGCTCCAGAGTCCGTGCGTAGGCAGGATTGCGGACCAGCTCGCCCTCCGCAGGAATCCGCCCCTCCGGCATCCACTGCTCGGCCGATGTGGGCCAGTGGTCCCGGAACAGCCCGGCGACAGCCGCAATGGTGGTTCCCACCCGTCCCAGCATCGGGTGACCGTCCCGCGCGTAGCCGATCGCGAACTCCAGCACAGCCTCCAGTTCCCACGTCCCATGATCCCGCAGGAGCAAGAACCAGGCGTCGACGGCGCCGGGCACCGCCGCGGCCAGGGCACCTGAGCCGGGGACCAGTTCCAGGCCTTCGGCGAGGAAGTGCTCGGCAGTCGCACCGGCGGGCGCGGGACCTTGACCCATCAGGATCACGGGCTGGCCGGGCGCCTCCGCTGCGGTGAACACGCCGGCCATGTCCCCGCCGGGGCCGTTGAGGTGCGGCTCCACCACATGCAGCACAAAGGCGCCGGCTGTGGCGGCGTCGAACGCGTTGCCGCCGCGTTCCAGCACGGCCTGGGCAGCCGCCGTCGCCAGCCAATGCGTGGAGGCCGTCATGCCGAACGTCCCTTGCAGCGTGGGACGGGTGGTGAACGGGTCCGGCAGCGTAAACGTCATCTCAGCCGAACAACGCAGCCACACGCGTCAGGGTCTGGAACACCCCGTAGGCCAGTGGAACGCCAACGAGCGACCACGCGGCCGTCAGTTGTACCGAATTCATCTCATGCCTCCATGGCGGGTTCGTGGGACTTAATCCGGTCCGGGCGGATTTCGTGGAAGCGCGCGTCCACCGGCTCGACCATCAGGTTGGCCACAAAGCCAATCACCAGCAGCCCCACCATGGTCAGCAAGGCCGGCTGATACGAAGCGGCCGTCAGCTCACCGGGCTTGCCCTGTGCATCCAGGAACGCGTTGACGATCAATGGCCCGGCTATTCCGGCCGCGGACCAGGCGGTGAGTAGCCGTCCGTGGATGGCCCCCACCTGGAACGTTCCGAAGAGGTCGCGCAGGTACGCAGGAACCGTTGCGAAGCCGCCGCCGTAGAACGAAATGATGATGAATGCGAGCGCGACATAGAGCGCAGTGGCGCTGGAGCCGCTAAATGCGAGCATGGTGTACAGAATTGCGCCGACTCCAAGATAGACCATGTAGATGCGCTTGCGCCCCGTGACATCGGACGTCGCGGACCACGCGAAACGGCCACCCATGTTGCCGATGGACAGCAGACCCACAAAACCGCTGGCGACGGCGGCGCTCACAAGGGACACGCCGTCGGACTGGCGGAAGAAATCCTGGATCATGGGAGCGGCCTGCTCCAGAATGCCTATTCCGGCCGTCACGTTGCAGAACAGCACGATCCACACAAACCAGAACTGCCTCGTTTTGACCGCGTTGGCTGCAGAGACATTGTCCACTGTGACAAGTTTCGCTGTTCTCACTTTGGCGGGGTCGAAGCCAGCGGGCTTCCAGCCTTCGGCGGGCACCCTGATGGTCATGGCGCCGAACAGCATGCATGCGAGGTAGACGACGGCGAGTGTAAGGAAGAGCTTGCCCACTGAGTCGCCGCTGGCCACCCAATCCTGGCCGCCGGACGCGGGATCGTACACTTTGAGCAGTGCCGTCGAGACAGGGCTCGCGATCAGGGCGCCGCCGCCAAAGCCCATGATGGCCATGCCTGTGGCGAGTCCTGGCCGGTCCGGGAACCATTTGATCAGCGTGGAAACCGGTGAAATGTAGCCGATGCCCAAGCCGATGCCCCCAATGAAGCCATATCCCAGATAGACGAGCCACAGCTGGCCGCTAAAGATGCCAAGTGAGCCGATCAGGAACCCGCCGGACCAGAACAGTGCTGAGGTGAACATCGCCTTACGCGGACCGTGCTTGTCCACCCACGTTCCCATGATCGCGGCTGAAAGGCCGAGCATCACGATGGCGATCGAGAAAATCACCCCGATTTCCGTCAGGCTTGCTTCGAAATGCCTGACCAGCGCCGTCTTATAGACGCTCGTGGCGTACGCCTGGCCGATACACAGGTGCACGGCGAGTGCCGCGGGAGGGACAAGCCACCGGTTAAAACCGGGTGGTGCGATGGTTCGCTCGCGGTCCAGCCAGCCCATTTTTTCTCCTCCTGTTTTTGGGGCATCGACTACCCCAGCGGCATCACGGCATCGCCCCGGCACCTCCGGTAATCATGGTGCAGATCACAGTTTGATGAGAGGGTTCTGCGCCGAACGGTAGCTTTCCGGCGACGAGCGGTCGGAATTGCACTGCTGAACGTTCAGCTGGGCTGGGGCTACTTGCCTAAGCCGGCCTTCCGGAGTGCTTCGGCCATCGCCGTGTTTGCCGGGACGACCTTCGGCGGGGCCGCCTTCGGTGGGACGGCCCGGCTGGTTTCGACACGCTCGTTCTTCGCGGCTCTACCACCGGATCCGAACGCGGCTCGTCCGCCGGGCCCGTTCGCTCTGCCACCGGAAGGCGATGGTTCGTCGTCGAGCCTCAACGTCAGCGAGATCCGCTTGCGCTCGGGATCAGCCTCAAGCACCCTCACACGCACCACCTGCCCGGATTTCACCACTTCGCGGGGATCGGACACAAAGCGGTCGGCCAGCGCGGACACGTGGATCAGGCCGTCCTGGTGCACGCCCACGTCAACAAACGCCCCGAACGCCGCCACATTGGTGACGGTCCCCTCCAGCACCATGCCAGGCCTCAGGTCAGAGATTTTCTCGATCCCCTCGGAATAGCTTGCCGCGGCAAACGCCGGCCGCGGATCGCGGCCCGGCTTGTCCAGTTCCGCGATGATGTCCTGGACCGTGGGCAGCCCGAATATGCCGTCCACGAAGTCCTGCGGATTCAGCGCGGAGGCTGCGCCACCTGCAACACCCCTCCCCGCAGCCACCATGATCTTCCGGGCCACCGGATACGCCTCCGGGTGAACGCTCGACGAATCCAGCGGCTCCGCTCCCCCGGTGATCCGCAGGAATCCCGCACATTGTTCGAAGGCCTTGGCCCCCAGCCGCGGCACCTTCTTCAGCTCGCTGCGCTTGGCGAACGGGCCGTGCTCATTCCTGTACGCCACTATGTTCTCGCTCAGCAGCGGCCCCACCCCTGCCACCCGGCTCAGCA
This genomic interval from Micrococcaceae bacterium Sec5.7 contains the following:
- a CDS encoding recombinase family protein; this translates as MLDFAGGLNDQGIGFVSLTDSIDTTTASGRFFFNVMASLAQMERELMIERTQAGLQAAREQGRIGGRKRIMTDAKIHSARKLLSQGTPPKEVAASLGVSVPTLYRWVPATNTAAATATVTRFWCRRLLKKCTTVHGTSDDPMSVVACTRALPPHGLVQTTSESDIPTSGGVSRWDRACVAIHPVGRSCHPEEVVTGPPTQQSDYFSSSAGMPSFAQTSAGPGMTETLLSTTHAVRNGM
- a CDS encoding RNA polymerase sigma factor, translating into MGETDEDLWRKCIAGDADAFGVLFDRHADAVFRYCLSRCGSWHDAEELVSITFLEAWRQRNRLKPERDTVLPWLLGVATNANRNRARGARRHADFLSRLPHSDPRHGEPEADHAESVASRLDAERAVRELLDTTAGLNDGERDVVILCLMNGVGQEEAAEALGVRTGTVKSRLHRARAKLAAMNRALEPAEQLDTTIVEARMS
- a CDS encoding MFS transporter, encoding MEPKLRRYRAFVRFWLASTVSDFGTYITTLAFSVLILVTMNGTPLDQGLVNAARWTPYLLFGLVAGVWIDRFPRRTVLIGGDVGRGLILAGVCVTAMTGTISVTALMILMFAFGTLALTSDAAYQSFLPQLVPRSLLTKANARLQQSDTVAQTTGSAVAGGLVALVTAPVALLVDAVSYFFSAAVLLTLERPSDQAPVRSKQRLHRKVAEGLRWVYGHSHLAPLAWSTHIWFIGSAILGAVLPTVILNDLRLGALGLGLVMGCSGIGAVVGTTLSTRLGHRWGTGNAMVAARLAQPFAIALVALAPLAAGGERTGEIYGSPLHWPGELWAAFALAGFGQLLFGMAMGVEGPLEMGYQQAVTPDRLIARMSATRRSVNRGMIVIGAPLGGVIATVAGTDTALWAAAAFLLLASLVLLFSRFRDARIEVQQLSDEEALIP
- a CDS encoding OFA family MFS transporter codes for the protein MGWLDRERTIAPPGFNRWLVPPAALAVHLCIGQAYATSVYKTALVRHFEASLTEIGVIFSIAIVMLGLSAAIMGTWVDKHGPRKAMFTSALFWSGGFLIGSLGIFSGQLWLVYLGYGFIGGIGLGIGYISPVSTLIKWFPDRPGLATGMAIMGFGGGALIASPVSTALLKVYDPASGGQDWVASGDSVGKLFLTLAVVYLACMLFGAMTIRVPAEGWKPAGFDPAKVRTAKLVTVDNVSAANAVKTRQFWFVWIVLFCNVTAGIGILEQAAPMIQDFFRQSDGVSLVSAAVASGFVGLLSIGNMGGRFAWSATSDVTGRKRIYMVYLGVGAILYTMLAFSGSSATALYVALAFIIISFYGGGFATVPAYLRDLFGTFQVGAIHGRLLTAWSAAGIAGPLIVNAFLDAQGKPGELTAASYQPALLTMVGLLVIGFVANLMVEPVDARFHEIRPDRIKSHEPAMEA
- a CDS encoding IS1182 family transposase; amino-acid sequence: MQGRDDGQRQLLDADALAGHMLPAGSVFRFLAENRHELFPDDAFADLFASGRGRPSTPADVIASVMVLQTLHNLSDRETAEALTFDLRWKAACGFGLDQGAFHPTVLTYWRRRLAKSDRPHRIFEAVTEVIAGSGALSGRRRRAIDSTILEDAVARQDTVTQLIAQIRRVGREIPGADLVVAGLSGHDYAKPGKPDIAWDDRGARDDLVSALVADALTLLSSIDAESLDDAQQETVALLALVAGQDVEPAEGSDGTDGRWRIARKVAPDRVISTVDPEARHAHKSRQKKIDGFKSHIVIEPETGLVTAAALTKAAGADNSDAARGAELIAADTSIGTGQVDVLGDSAYGSGDLLAAVTAAGHTPIIKPMPLGRAVPDGFTVDDFSIDESAKTVTCPAKITRAISAKGRVSFGGACASCPLMSRCTTAKNGRKMQIHPHDRLRREHRAKATDPEFLADYRQHRPMVERSIAWMTRGARRVPYRGVTKNNAWWMTHAAAINLKRLLNLGLTGRNGTWALG
- a CDS encoding gamma-glutamyltransferase; the encoded protein is MVSATPSGGWLQSSPAIPELGFCLGTRLQMTWLEPGTPSTLTPGKRPRTTLTPTLVLRGGVAVTALGSPGGDQQDQWQLLYLLRTIVGGYSPQQAIDAPAFHTTSMPGSFWPRTWEPGGAVVEDRLGSEVIDGLVRRGHRITRAGGWTLGRLTAVVRDPATGVLQAAANPRGAQGYAAGR
- a CDS encoding gamma-glutamyltransferase — encoded protein: MTFTLPDPFTTRPTLQGTFGMTASTHWLATAAAQAVLERGGNAFDAATAGAFVLHVVEPHLNGPGGDMAGVFTAAEAPGQPVILMGQGPAPAGATAEHFLAEGLELVPGSGALAAAVPGAVDAWFLLLRDHGTWELEAVLEFAIGYARDGHPMLGRVGTTIAAVAGLFRDHWPTSAEQWMPEGRIPAEGELVRNPAYARTLERLVAAGGSAGKGSRGGTDSRASRIDAARLEWREGFVARAMAESVQAPHRHSSGTDHRGVLAVADLAAFEAGYEQAATLEFRGHTIAKTGPWGQGPALLQTLAVLDGYDDEHLDPSTELGAHTILEAQKLALADREAYYGDSDVPLDYLLSAGYAAGRRALIAEQASLEFRPGTVPGCQPFQPPLRTEYVPQRSQRTTAAPGTAMAAAAIAPPVQANRPLRRQGRPAVIPAISTSWTAGETWCQQRRRAAGCSPRRRFRSSASASAHGCR
- a CDS encoding MFS transporter; protein product: MTNARRLRHFVQKPSETPRYRLGFDRSRSKLVREKFRTTRKSKTVDIFSPPGDVVDVLHRGLRLWLLRCGCSSVVPSWRAVYAGSAVLLLLLAALAVLRLPKESAPAPTISYARAISSVVTLTRTDRVFRTRAVMTLFLFASFGVLWSGLVLPLSGEPWHFSTAEIGLFGIAGLFGALGAARAGRWADHGPGQRVTAISLLLLIVSWAFTGQATNSLALLAVGVIVLDFAVQAAHVSSQNQIVRADPASSSRIIGSYMVYYSVGSALGAITTTMPYTTAGWAAVSLLGAGYATAALLVRGIDRIIPSRESKEQRQRR